A stretch of the Planktothricoides raciborskii GIHE-MW2 genome encodes the following:
- a CDS encoding pentapeptide repeat-containing protein has product MKSIILHTATCLIALTFITPVRAENPQHLQQLLQTNLCRGCDLSGADLQGAHLIGADLREANLSGANLKEANLEGADLSGSNLENANLTATFFNNAELANANLQGADLTNSNFAFAHLSGADLTEATFLNTELLGADLTEAKLPTNVLVHNSEP; this is encoded by the coding sequence ATGAAATCCATTATTCTTCATACCGCAACTTGTTTGATTGCTTTAACCTTCATTACCCCAGTTAGAGCCGAAAATCCTCAACATCTTCAACAGCTTTTACAAACTAATTTATGTCGAGGCTGCGATTTAAGCGGCGCAGACTTGCAAGGCGCTCATTTAATTGGGGCGGATTTAAGAGAAGCCAATTTAAGCGGAGCCAACTTAAAAGAAGCGAACTTAGAGGGAGCCGATTTATCCGGATCTAACCTAGAAAATGCCAATCTCACTGCAACTTTCTTCAACAACGCAGAATTGGCTAATGCTAACTTACAAGGGGCAGACTTAACCAATAGTAATTTTGCTTTTGCTCATCTTTCTGGGGCTGACCTGACAGAAGCTACATTCTTGAATACGGAATTGTTAGGCGCCGATTTAACCGAAGCCAAATTACCGACGAATGTTTTAGTCCACAATAGCGAACCCTGA
- a CDS encoding response regulator — MPEKFKLMIVDDERDNLDLLYRTFRREFKVYKASDPIEALDILDQEGEMAVMISDQSMPEMTGTQLFDKTTERFPNTKCILLTGYSEGDMDEEDSNRQNVVFRCIMKPFSPDELKAVVQEATDIYMKNMEQDAS; from the coding sequence ATGCCCGAAAAATTCAAACTGATGATAGTCGATGACGAAAGAGATAACCTGGATTTGCTCTACAGGACGTTTCGACGTGAGTTTAAAGTTTATAAAGCATCAGACCCCATTGAGGCTCTGGACATTTTAGACCAGGAAGGGGAAATGGCGGTGATGATTTCCGATCAGAGTATGCCGGAAATGACTGGCACGCAATTGTTTGACAAAACAACAGAGCGATTCCCCAATACCAAGTGCATTCTCCTGACTGGATACAGTGAAGGAGACATGGATGAGGAGGATAGCAATCGGCAGAATGTTGTATTCAGATGTATTATGAAGCCTTTTTCGCCGGATGAACTGAAAGCAGTTGTTCAAGAAGCCACGGACATTTATATGAAAAATATGGAACAAGATGCGAGTTGA
- a CDS encoding P-II family nitrogen regulator — MKKVEAIIRPFKLDEVKIALVNAGIVGMTVSEVRGFGRQKGQTERYRGSEYTVEFLQKLKVEIVIEDNQVDTVVEKIIAAARTGEIGDGKIFISPVEKIVRIRTGEKDLEAI; from the coding sequence TTGAAAAAGGTAGAAGCGATTATTAGGCCATTCAAACTCGATGAAGTCAAAATCGCTCTGGTCAACGCCGGGATTGTCGGGATGACCGTTTCGGAAGTCCGAGGGTTTGGACGGCAAAAAGGACAGACTGAGCGTTATCGAGGTTCCGAGTACACCGTTGAGTTTTTACAGAAACTCAAAGTGGAAATTGTGATTGAAGACAATCAAGTAGATACGGTGGTTGAGAAGATTATTGCGGCAGCCCGTACTGGCGAAATCGGCGACGGCAAAATTTTCATCAGCCCTGTAGAAAAGATTGTCCGTATTCGTACCGGAGAAAAAGATCTGGAAGCGATTTAG
- the rdgB gene encoding RdgB/HAM1 family non-canonical purine NTP pyrophosphatase, whose translation MTILVVATGNPGKLREMQEYLGDVDWQLQLKPPELDIEETGATFMANAELKASAVAKATGQWAIADDSGLEVAALGGAPGVYSARYGQDDRDRIERLLRELGEETNRQAQFVCAIAIARPDGSIAVQVEGTCPGEILYSPRGTNGFGYDPIFYCPTAGMTFAEMTTAEKRHHSHRGQAFQLLLPQLQLLPPT comes from the coding sequence ATGACTATTCTGGTTGTGGCGACGGGCAATCCCGGTAAACTTCGGGAAATGCAGGAATATTTGGGGGATGTGGATTGGCAGTTACAGTTAAAGCCTCCAGAGTTGGATATTGAAGAAACCGGGGCAACTTTTATGGCCAACGCTGAACTGAAGGCGTCCGCAGTGGCGAAAGCAACGGGACAGTGGGCGATCGCCGATGATTCGGGGTTAGAAGTGGCCGCGTTGGGGGGCGCCCCTGGGGTCTATTCTGCCCGCTATGGTCAAGATGACCGCGATCGCATCGAGCGATTGTTGCGGGAGTTGGGCGAGGAAACCAATCGCCAAGCCCAATTTGTCTGCGCGATCGCGATCGCTCGTCCCGATGGTTCCATTGCCGTCCAAGTCGAAGGAACTTGTCCCGGAGAAATTTTGTACTCACCCCGTGGCACCAACGGCTTTGGTTACGATCCCATTTTCTACTGTCCCACTGCGGGAATGACCTTTGCGGAAATGACCACTGCCGAAAAGCGACACCACAGCCATCGCGGTCAAGCCTTCCAACTCCTGCTGCCGCAACTCCAGTTACTTCCACCGACCTAG
- a CDS encoding phosphoglucomutase/phosphomannomutase family protein: MVKHASLPVDFKPIKFGTDGWRGVIAADFTFERVALVAGVAAHVLAEVYGPTTNSRTVIIGYDRRFLAEDFARSAAQAVQGAGFDVLLSETYAPTPAFSWYANAQKALGAIVLTASHNPAAYLGLKVKGAFGGSVPPEVTLDIEAKLDSPLPPAIAPGSIKKFNIWPSYCEMLRQKVDIAAIRDSIASGKITVFADVMHGAASGGLGQILGMPIEEINGDRDPLFDGGAPEPLPRYLSQLFRLIRTKSRQQPNSLSVGLVFDGDADRIAAVDSQGNFLSSQVLIPILIQHLVQHHGLTGEVVKTVSGSDLIPRVTKLYHLPLFETAIGYKYIAERMLTTQVLIGGEESGGVGYGTHVPERDALLSALYTIEAIVKSGQDLSQLYTALQNQTDYHFVYDRIDLPLASMEVRAKLLDKLEKSPLTEIDGRTVLNCLTVDGYKFQLADYSWLLIRFSGTEPVLRLYCEAPTMQQVRSTLAWASSWANSV, translated from the coding sequence ATGGTTAAACACGCTTCTCTACCTGTTGATTTCAAGCCAATTAAATTTGGCACCGATGGTTGGCGGGGGGTGATTGCCGCTGACTTTACTTTTGAGCGAGTGGCTTTAGTCGCTGGGGTAGCGGCTCACGTTTTGGCCGAGGTTTATGGCCCAACCACTAATAGTCGCACGGTGATTATCGGTTACGATCGCCGCTTTTTGGCTGAGGATTTTGCTCGCAGTGCTGCCCAAGCCGTGCAAGGGGCAGGATTTGATGTGCTGCTGTCCGAAACTTATGCCCCAACACCGGCATTTAGTTGGTATGCCAATGCCCAAAAAGCACTCGGCGCGATCGTGCTGACCGCTAGTCATAATCCGGCAGCATATCTGGGTTTAAAAGTGAAAGGGGCTTTTGGTGGGTCCGTGCCCCCAGAAGTGACGTTAGATATTGAAGCCAAACTCGATAGTCCTCTGCCACCAGCGATCGCCCCTGGATCTATAAAAAAATTTAATATTTGGCCGAGTTACTGCGAGATGTTGCGGCAAAAAGTTGACATTGCCGCCATTCGTGACAGCATCGCTTCAGGAAAAATTACCGTATTTGCTGATGTAATGCACGGCGCCGCCAGTGGTGGACTCGGGCAAATTTTGGGTATGCCCATCGAAGAAATTAACGGCGATCGCGATCCTCTCTTTGATGGCGGTGCCCCAGAACCCTTACCCCGCTATCTTTCTCAGCTTTTCCGCTTAATCCGCACCAAAAGTCGTCAGCAACCCAATAGTCTCTCCGTGGGATTAGTCTTTGATGGGGATGCCGATCGCATTGCCGCCGTAGATAGCCAAGGCAATTTCCTCAGTTCTCAAGTTCTGATCCCGATTTTGATTCAACACCTGGTGCAACATCACGGGTTGACCGGAGAAGTGGTCAAAACAGTCAGTGGTTCCGATCTGATTCCCCGTGTGACTAAACTTTATCATTTGCCGCTATTTGAGACGGCGATTGGTTATAAGTACATTGCCGAGCGAATGTTAACCACTCAGGTGTTAATCGGTGGTGAAGAGTCGGGAGGTGTTGGCTATGGCACCCATGTACCAGAACGAGATGCCTTGTTATCTGCCCTATATACCATCGAGGCGATCGTTAAATCTGGTCAGGATCTCAGTCAGCTTTACACCGCGTTACAAAATCAAACCGATTATCATTTTGTCTATGACCGGATTGATTTACCCTTAGCCAGCATGGAAGTGCGGGCAAAATTATTAGACAAACTAGAAAAATCGCCGTTAACCGAAATTGATGGTCGCACGGTGCTCAATTGCTTAACCGTTGATGGCTATAAATTTCAGTTAGCCGATTACAGTTGGCTGCTGATTCGTTTTAGCGGCACCGAACCCGTATTACGGCTTTATTGTGAAGCCCCCACCATGCAGCAAGTCCGCAGCACTTTAGCTTGGGCTTCATCTTGGGCGAATTCTGTCTAA